A region from the Xenopus laevis strain J_2021 chromosome 4S, Xenopus_laevis_v10.1, whole genome shotgun sequence genome encodes:
- the arntl.S gene encoding aryl hydrocarbon receptor nuclear translocator like S homeolog isoform X3 produces the protein MSHPLLVDDPMADQRMDISSTMNDFMSPGSNDLISSSLGMGGIDCNRKRKGSLSDYQADGFPFDEGMDTDKDDPHGLLEFTEGRLRNAREAHSQIEKRRRDKMNSFIDELASLVPTCNAMSRKLDKLTVLRMAVQHMKTLRGATNPYTEANYKPSFLSDDELKQLILRAADGFLFVVGCDRGKILFVSESVFKILNYSQNDLIGQSLFDYLHPKDIAKVKEQLSSSDTAPRERLIDAKTGLPVKTDITPGPSRLCSGARRSFFCRMKCNRPSVKVENKDFPSNCSKKKDRKSFCTIHSTGYLKSWPPTKMGLDEDNEPDNEGCNLSCLVAIGRLHPHIVPQPANGEIRVKSTEYVSRHAVDGKFVFVDQRATAILGYLPQELLGTSCYEYFHHDDIGHLAECHRQVLQTREKITTNCFKFKIKDGSFITLKSRWFSFMNPWTKEVEYIVSTNTVVSANIIDAADSTFSHLSTSPPNMNSVLQSGEAGGTKRNHQAVPGIPGGTSAGAGKIGRMIADEILEFHRTRGSSPSSCGSSPLNFSTPPPDVSSPGGKKMSNGGGIDPVSTLVPGMDSSGFPYSDSSSIPGDSSHMDTYMTETEHGSSSPSNDEAAMAVIMSLLEADAGLGGPVDFSDLPWPL, from the exons ATGATCCAATGGCCGACCAAAGAATGGATATCTCCTCCACAATGAACGATTTCATGTCCCCAGGCTCCAACGACCTCATATCCAGCTCCCTGGGCATGGGAGGGATCGACTGCAACCGCAAAAGGAAAGGGAGCCTGAGCGATTATCA GGCCGATGGCTTCCCATTTGA TGAGGGGATGGATACAGACAAGGATGACCCCCATGGATT gtTGGAGTTTACAGAGGGGCGGCTAAGAAATGCCAG ggaagcTCACAGTCAGATCGAGAAAAGGCGGAGAGATAAAATGAACAGCTTCATCGATGAGCTGGCATCTCTGGTTCCCACGTGCAACGCCATGTCCCGGAAGCTGGATAAACTCACTGTGCTGCGCATGGCCGTCCAACACATGAAAACGCTGCGAG GTGCTACCAACCCCTACACAGAGGCAAACTACAAGCCTTCGTTTCTGTCGGATGACGAGCTCAAGCAGCTGATTCTCAGG GCGGCAGACGGATTCCTTTTTGTGGTCGGCTGTGACCGAGGGAAAATCCTCTTTGTTTCAGAATCCGTTTTCAAGATCCTTAATTACAGCCAG AATGATCTGATTGGCCAGAGCCTGTTTGACTACCTGCACCCTAAAGATATTGCCAAAGTTAAGGAGCAGCTCTCGTCCTCTGACACTGCCCCCCGGGAGAGACTCATCGATGCAAAAA CCGGCCTTCCAGTAAAAACCGATATCACGCCGGGGCCCTCTAGGCTTTGCTCCGGGGCCCGCCGCTCCTTTTTTTGTCGCATGAAATGCAACAGACCTTCAGTGAAAGTAGAAAACAAAGACTTCCCATCTAACTGTTCCAAAAAGAAAG ACCGCAAGAGCTTTTGCACTATACACAGCACTGGATATCTCAAAAGCTGGCCGCCGACAAAAATGGGGCTGGACGAAGATAATGAACCAGACAACGAAGGGTGCAATCTCAGCTGCTTGGTTGCGATTGGCCGGTTGCACCCCCACATAGTGCCACAGCCCGCCAATGGGGAGATTCGAGTCAAATCCACAGAATACGTATCGAGGCACGCTGTAGACGGGAAGTTTGTTTTTGTAGATCAGAG GGCAACTGCAATCCTCGGGTATTTACCGCAGGAGCTCCTGGGCACCTCTTGCTACGAGTATTTCCATCACGATGATATAGGGCATCTGGCCGAATGCCACAGGCAAG TCCTACAGACCAGAGAGAAGATAACAACCAATTGTTTTAAGTTCAAAATCAAGGACGGCTCCTTCATCACCCTGAAAAGTCGCTGGTTCAGTTTCATGAACCCGTGGACCAAAGAAGTAGAATATATCGTCTCCACCAACACAGTTGTCTC GGCCAACATTATTGATGCTGCAGACTCTACATTCTCTCATTTGTCAACATCTCCCCCAAACATGAACAGTGTACTACAGTCTGGTGAAG CAGGCGGCACAAAAAGGAACCACCAGGCAGTTCCTGGCATTCCAGGTGGAACAAGTGCTGGCGCTGGCAAGATTGGCAGAATGATTGCAGATGAGATACTGGAATTTCACAG GACAAGGGGCTCCTCTCCATCGAGCTGTGGGTCCAGCCCTCTCAATTTCAGCACCCCACCTCCAGATGTGTCTTCTCCAGGAggcaaaaag ATGTCCAATGGCGGAGGTATTGATCCAGTGTCCACATTAGTGCCTGGAATGGACAGTTCGGGTTTCCCATACTCAGACAGTTCATCAATACCAG
- the arntl.S gene encoding aryl hydrocarbon receptor nuclear translocator like S homeolog isoform X4 produces the protein MSHPLLVDDPMADQRMDISSTMNDFMSPGSNDLISSSLGMGGIDCNRKRKGSLSDYQADGFPFDEGMDTDKDDPHGLLEFTEGRLRNAREAHSQIEKRRRDKMNSFIDELASLVPTCNAMSRKLDKLTVLRMAVQHMKTLRGATNPYTEANYKPSFLSDDELKQLILRAADGFLFVVGCDRGKILFVSESVFKILNYSQNDLIGQSLFDYLHPKDIAKVKEQLSSSDTAPRERLIDAKTGLPVKTDITPGPSRLCSGARRSFFCRMKCNRPSVKVENKDFPSNCSKKKDRKSFCTIHSTGYLKSWPPTKMGLDEDNEPDNEGCNLSCLVAIGRLHPHIVPQPANGEIRVKSTEYVSRHAVDGKFVFVDQRATAILGYLPQELLGTSCYEYFHHDDIGHLAECHRQVLQTREKITTNCFKFKIKDGSFITLKSRWFSFMNPWTKEVEYIVSTNTVVSANIIDAADSTFSHLSTSPPNMNSVLQSGEGGTKRNHQAVPGIPGGTSAGAGKIGRMIADEILEFHRTRGSSPSSCGSSPLNFSTPPPDVSSPGGKKMSNGGGIDPVSTLVPGMDSSGFPYSDSSSIPGDSSHMDTYMTETEHGSSSPSNDEAAMAVIMSLLEADAGLGGPVDFSDLPWPL, from the exons ATGATCCAATGGCCGACCAAAGAATGGATATCTCCTCCACAATGAACGATTTCATGTCCCCAGGCTCCAACGACCTCATATCCAGCTCCCTGGGCATGGGAGGGATCGACTGCAACCGCAAAAGGAAAGGGAGCCTGAGCGATTATCA GGCCGATGGCTTCCCATTTGA TGAGGGGATGGATACAGACAAGGATGACCCCCATGGATT gtTGGAGTTTACAGAGGGGCGGCTAAGAAATGCCAG ggaagcTCACAGTCAGATCGAGAAAAGGCGGAGAGATAAAATGAACAGCTTCATCGATGAGCTGGCATCTCTGGTTCCCACGTGCAACGCCATGTCCCGGAAGCTGGATAAACTCACTGTGCTGCGCATGGCCGTCCAACACATGAAAACGCTGCGAG GTGCTACCAACCCCTACACAGAGGCAAACTACAAGCCTTCGTTTCTGTCGGATGACGAGCTCAAGCAGCTGATTCTCAGG GCGGCAGACGGATTCCTTTTTGTGGTCGGCTGTGACCGAGGGAAAATCCTCTTTGTTTCAGAATCCGTTTTCAAGATCCTTAATTACAGCCAG AATGATCTGATTGGCCAGAGCCTGTTTGACTACCTGCACCCTAAAGATATTGCCAAAGTTAAGGAGCAGCTCTCGTCCTCTGACACTGCCCCCCGGGAGAGACTCATCGATGCAAAAA CCGGCCTTCCAGTAAAAACCGATATCACGCCGGGGCCCTCTAGGCTTTGCTCCGGGGCCCGCCGCTCCTTTTTTTGTCGCATGAAATGCAACAGACCTTCAGTGAAAGTAGAAAACAAAGACTTCCCATCTAACTGTTCCAAAAAGAAAG ACCGCAAGAGCTTTTGCACTATACACAGCACTGGATATCTCAAAAGCTGGCCGCCGACAAAAATGGGGCTGGACGAAGATAATGAACCAGACAACGAAGGGTGCAATCTCAGCTGCTTGGTTGCGATTGGCCGGTTGCACCCCCACATAGTGCCACAGCCCGCCAATGGGGAGATTCGAGTCAAATCCACAGAATACGTATCGAGGCACGCTGTAGACGGGAAGTTTGTTTTTGTAGATCAGAG GGCAACTGCAATCCTCGGGTATTTACCGCAGGAGCTCCTGGGCACCTCTTGCTACGAGTATTTCCATCACGATGATATAGGGCATCTGGCCGAATGCCACAGGCAAG TCCTACAGACCAGAGAGAAGATAACAACCAATTGTTTTAAGTTCAAAATCAAGGACGGCTCCTTCATCACCCTGAAAAGTCGCTGGTTCAGTTTCATGAACCCGTGGACCAAAGAAGTAGAATATATCGTCTCCACCAACACAGTTGTCTC GGCCAACATTATTGATGCTGCAGACTCTACATTCTCTCATTTGTCAACATCTCCCCCAAACATGAACAGTGTACTACAGTCTGGTGAAG GCGGCACAAAAAGGAACCACCAGGCAGTTCCTGGCATTCCAGGTGGAACAAGTGCTGGCGCTGGCAAGATTGGCAGAATGATTGCAGATGAGATACTGGAATTTCACAG GACAAGGGGCTCCTCTCCATCGAGCTGTGGGTCCAGCCCTCTCAATTTCAGCACCCCACCTCCAGATGTGTCTTCTCCAGGAggcaaaaag ATGTCCAATGGCGGAGGTATTGATCCAGTGTCCACATTAGTGCCTGGAATGGACAGTTCGGGTTTCCCATACTCAGACAGTTCATCAATACCAG
- the arntl.S gene encoding aryl hydrocarbon receptor nuclear translocator like S homeolog isoform X1, whose translation MSHPLLVDDPMADQRMDISSTMNDFMSPGSNDLISSSLGMGGIDCNRKRKGSLSDYQADGFPFDEGMDTDKDDPHGLLEFTEGRLRNAREAHSQIEKRRRDKMNSFIDELASLVPTCNAMSRKLDKLTVLRMAVQHMKTLRGATNPYTEANYKPSFLSDDELKQLILRAADGFLFVVGCDRGKILFVSESVFKILNYSQNDLIGQSLFDYLHPKDIAKVKEQLSSSDTAPRERLIDAKTGLPVKTDITPGPSRLCSGARRSFFCRMKCNRPSVKVENKDFPSNCSKKKADRKSFCTIHSTGYLKSWPPTKMGLDEDNEPDNEGCNLSCLVAIGRLHPHIVPQPANGEIRVKSTEYVSRHAVDGKFVFVDQRATAILGYLPQELLGTSCYEYFHHDDIGHLAECHRQVLQTREKITTNCFKFKIKDGSFITLKSRWFSFMNPWTKEVEYIVSTNTVVSANIIDAADSTFSHLSTSPPNMNSVLQSGEAGGTKRNHQAVPGIPGGTSAGAGKIGRMIADEILEFHRTRGSSPSSCGSSPLNFSTPPPDVSSPGGKKMSNGGGIDPVSTLVPGMDSSGFPYSDSSSIPGDSSHMDTYMTETEHGSSSPSNDEAAMAVIMSLLEADAGLGGPVDFSDLPWPL comes from the exons ATGATCCAATGGCCGACCAAAGAATGGATATCTCCTCCACAATGAACGATTTCATGTCCCCAGGCTCCAACGACCTCATATCCAGCTCCCTGGGCATGGGAGGGATCGACTGCAACCGCAAAAGGAAAGGGAGCCTGAGCGATTATCA GGCCGATGGCTTCCCATTTGA TGAGGGGATGGATACAGACAAGGATGACCCCCATGGATT gtTGGAGTTTACAGAGGGGCGGCTAAGAAATGCCAG ggaagcTCACAGTCAGATCGAGAAAAGGCGGAGAGATAAAATGAACAGCTTCATCGATGAGCTGGCATCTCTGGTTCCCACGTGCAACGCCATGTCCCGGAAGCTGGATAAACTCACTGTGCTGCGCATGGCCGTCCAACACATGAAAACGCTGCGAG GTGCTACCAACCCCTACACAGAGGCAAACTACAAGCCTTCGTTTCTGTCGGATGACGAGCTCAAGCAGCTGATTCTCAGG GCGGCAGACGGATTCCTTTTTGTGGTCGGCTGTGACCGAGGGAAAATCCTCTTTGTTTCAGAATCCGTTTTCAAGATCCTTAATTACAGCCAG AATGATCTGATTGGCCAGAGCCTGTTTGACTACCTGCACCCTAAAGATATTGCCAAAGTTAAGGAGCAGCTCTCGTCCTCTGACACTGCCCCCCGGGAGAGACTCATCGATGCAAAAA CCGGCCTTCCAGTAAAAACCGATATCACGCCGGGGCCCTCTAGGCTTTGCTCCGGGGCCCGCCGCTCCTTTTTTTGTCGCATGAAATGCAACAGACCTTCAGTGAAAGTAGAAAACAAAGACTTCCCATCTAACTGTTCCAAAAAGAAAG CAGACCGCAAGAGCTTTTGCACTATACACAGCACTGGATATCTCAAAAGCTGGCCGCCGACAAAAATGGGGCTGGACGAAGATAATGAACCAGACAACGAAGGGTGCAATCTCAGCTGCTTGGTTGCGATTGGCCGGTTGCACCCCCACATAGTGCCACAGCCCGCCAATGGGGAGATTCGAGTCAAATCCACAGAATACGTATCGAGGCACGCTGTAGACGGGAAGTTTGTTTTTGTAGATCAGAG GGCAACTGCAATCCTCGGGTATTTACCGCAGGAGCTCCTGGGCACCTCTTGCTACGAGTATTTCCATCACGATGATATAGGGCATCTGGCCGAATGCCACAGGCAAG TCCTACAGACCAGAGAGAAGATAACAACCAATTGTTTTAAGTTCAAAATCAAGGACGGCTCCTTCATCACCCTGAAAAGTCGCTGGTTCAGTTTCATGAACCCGTGGACCAAAGAAGTAGAATATATCGTCTCCACCAACACAGTTGTCTC GGCCAACATTATTGATGCTGCAGACTCTACATTCTCTCATTTGTCAACATCTCCCCCAAACATGAACAGTGTACTACAGTCTGGTGAAG CAGGCGGCACAAAAAGGAACCACCAGGCAGTTCCTGGCATTCCAGGTGGAACAAGTGCTGGCGCTGGCAAGATTGGCAGAATGATTGCAGATGAGATACTGGAATTTCACAG GACAAGGGGCTCCTCTCCATCGAGCTGTGGGTCCAGCCCTCTCAATTTCAGCACCCCACCTCCAGATGTGTCTTCTCCAGGAggcaaaaag ATGTCCAATGGCGGAGGTATTGATCCAGTGTCCACATTAGTGCCTGGAATGGACAGTTCGGGTTTCCCATACTCAGACAGTTCATCAATACCAG
- the arntl.S gene encoding aryl hydrocarbon receptor nuclear translocator like S homeolog isoform X5 → MADQRMDISSTMNDFMSPGSNDLISSSLGMGGIDCNRKRKGSLSDYQADGFPFDEGMDTDKDDPHGLLEFTEGRLRNAREAHSQIEKRRRDKMNSFIDELASLVPTCNAMSRKLDKLTVLRMAVQHMKTLRGATNPYTEANYKPSFLSDDELKQLILRAADGFLFVVGCDRGKILFVSESVFKILNYSQNDLIGQSLFDYLHPKDIAKVKEQLSSSDTAPRERLIDAKTGLPVKTDITPGPSRLCSGARRSFFCRMKCNRPSVKVENKDFPSNCSKKKADRKSFCTIHSTGYLKSWPPTKMGLDEDNEPDNEGCNLSCLVAIGRLHPHIVPQPANGEIRVKSTEYVSRHAVDGKFVFVDQRATAILGYLPQELLGTSCYEYFHHDDIGHLAECHRQVLQTREKITTNCFKFKIKDGSFITLKSRWFSFMNPWTKEVEYIVSTNTVVSANIIDAADSTFSHLSTSPPNMNSVLQSGEAGGTKRNHQAVPGIPGGTSAGAGKIGRMIADEILEFHRTRGSSPSSCGSSPLNFSTPPPDVSSPGGKKMSNGGGIDPVSTLVPGMDSSGFPYSDSSSIPGDSSHMDTYMTETEHGSSSPSNDEAAMAVIMSLLEADAGLGGPVDFSDLPWPL, encoded by the exons ATGGCCGACCAAAGAATGGATATCTCCTCCACAATGAACGATTTCATGTCCCCAGGCTCCAACGACCTCATATCCAGCTCCCTGGGCATGGGAGGGATCGACTGCAACCGCAAAAGGAAAGGGAGCCTGAGCGATTATCA GGCCGATGGCTTCCCATTTGA TGAGGGGATGGATACAGACAAGGATGACCCCCATGGATT gtTGGAGTTTACAGAGGGGCGGCTAAGAAATGCCAG ggaagcTCACAGTCAGATCGAGAAAAGGCGGAGAGATAAAATGAACAGCTTCATCGATGAGCTGGCATCTCTGGTTCCCACGTGCAACGCCATGTCCCGGAAGCTGGATAAACTCACTGTGCTGCGCATGGCCGTCCAACACATGAAAACGCTGCGAG GTGCTACCAACCCCTACACAGAGGCAAACTACAAGCCTTCGTTTCTGTCGGATGACGAGCTCAAGCAGCTGATTCTCAGG GCGGCAGACGGATTCCTTTTTGTGGTCGGCTGTGACCGAGGGAAAATCCTCTTTGTTTCAGAATCCGTTTTCAAGATCCTTAATTACAGCCAG AATGATCTGATTGGCCAGAGCCTGTTTGACTACCTGCACCCTAAAGATATTGCCAAAGTTAAGGAGCAGCTCTCGTCCTCTGACACTGCCCCCCGGGAGAGACTCATCGATGCAAAAA CCGGCCTTCCAGTAAAAACCGATATCACGCCGGGGCCCTCTAGGCTTTGCTCCGGGGCCCGCCGCTCCTTTTTTTGTCGCATGAAATGCAACAGACCTTCAGTGAAAGTAGAAAACAAAGACTTCCCATCTAACTGTTCCAAAAAGAAAG CAGACCGCAAGAGCTTTTGCACTATACACAGCACTGGATATCTCAAAAGCTGGCCGCCGACAAAAATGGGGCTGGACGAAGATAATGAACCAGACAACGAAGGGTGCAATCTCAGCTGCTTGGTTGCGATTGGCCGGTTGCACCCCCACATAGTGCCACAGCCCGCCAATGGGGAGATTCGAGTCAAATCCACAGAATACGTATCGAGGCACGCTGTAGACGGGAAGTTTGTTTTTGTAGATCAGAG GGCAACTGCAATCCTCGGGTATTTACCGCAGGAGCTCCTGGGCACCTCTTGCTACGAGTATTTCCATCACGATGATATAGGGCATCTGGCCGAATGCCACAGGCAAG TCCTACAGACCAGAGAGAAGATAACAACCAATTGTTTTAAGTTCAAAATCAAGGACGGCTCCTTCATCACCCTGAAAAGTCGCTGGTTCAGTTTCATGAACCCGTGGACCAAAGAAGTAGAATATATCGTCTCCACCAACACAGTTGTCTC GGCCAACATTATTGATGCTGCAGACTCTACATTCTCTCATTTGTCAACATCTCCCCCAAACATGAACAGTGTACTACAGTCTGGTGAAG CAGGCGGCACAAAAAGGAACCACCAGGCAGTTCCTGGCATTCCAGGTGGAACAAGTGCTGGCGCTGGCAAGATTGGCAGAATGATTGCAGATGAGATACTGGAATTTCACAG GACAAGGGGCTCCTCTCCATCGAGCTGTGGGTCCAGCCCTCTCAATTTCAGCACCCCACCTCCAGATGTGTCTTCTCCAGGAggcaaaaag ATGTCCAATGGCGGAGGTATTGATCCAGTGTCCACATTAGTGCCTGGAATGGACAGTTCGGGTTTCCCATACTCAGACAGTTCATCAATACCAG
- the arntl.S gene encoding aryl hydrocarbon receptor nuclear translocator like S homeolog isoform X2: MSHPLLVDDPMADQRMDISSTMNDFMSPGSNDLISSSLGMGGIDCNRKRKGSLSDYQADGFPFDEGMDTDKDDPHGLLEFTEGRLRNAREAHSQIEKRRRDKMNSFIDELASLVPTCNAMSRKLDKLTVLRMAVQHMKTLRGATNPYTEANYKPSFLSDDELKQLILRAADGFLFVVGCDRGKILFVSESVFKILNYSQNDLIGQSLFDYLHPKDIAKVKEQLSSSDTAPRERLIDAKTGLPVKTDITPGPSRLCSGARRSFFCRMKCNRPSVKVENKDFPSNCSKKKADRKSFCTIHSTGYLKSWPPTKMGLDEDNEPDNEGCNLSCLVAIGRLHPHIVPQPANGEIRVKSTEYVSRHAVDGKFVFVDQRATAILGYLPQELLGTSCYEYFHHDDIGHLAECHRQVLQTREKITTNCFKFKIKDGSFITLKSRWFSFMNPWTKEVEYIVSTNTVVSANIIDAADSTFSHLSTSPPNMNSVLQSGEGGTKRNHQAVPGIPGGTSAGAGKIGRMIADEILEFHRTRGSSPSSCGSSPLNFSTPPPDVSSPGGKKMSNGGGIDPVSTLVPGMDSSGFPYSDSSSIPGDSSHMDTYMTETEHGSSSPSNDEAAMAVIMSLLEADAGLGGPVDFSDLPWPL, from the exons ATGATCCAATGGCCGACCAAAGAATGGATATCTCCTCCACAATGAACGATTTCATGTCCCCAGGCTCCAACGACCTCATATCCAGCTCCCTGGGCATGGGAGGGATCGACTGCAACCGCAAAAGGAAAGGGAGCCTGAGCGATTATCA GGCCGATGGCTTCCCATTTGA TGAGGGGATGGATACAGACAAGGATGACCCCCATGGATT gtTGGAGTTTACAGAGGGGCGGCTAAGAAATGCCAG ggaagcTCACAGTCAGATCGAGAAAAGGCGGAGAGATAAAATGAACAGCTTCATCGATGAGCTGGCATCTCTGGTTCCCACGTGCAACGCCATGTCCCGGAAGCTGGATAAACTCACTGTGCTGCGCATGGCCGTCCAACACATGAAAACGCTGCGAG GTGCTACCAACCCCTACACAGAGGCAAACTACAAGCCTTCGTTTCTGTCGGATGACGAGCTCAAGCAGCTGATTCTCAGG GCGGCAGACGGATTCCTTTTTGTGGTCGGCTGTGACCGAGGGAAAATCCTCTTTGTTTCAGAATCCGTTTTCAAGATCCTTAATTACAGCCAG AATGATCTGATTGGCCAGAGCCTGTTTGACTACCTGCACCCTAAAGATATTGCCAAAGTTAAGGAGCAGCTCTCGTCCTCTGACACTGCCCCCCGGGAGAGACTCATCGATGCAAAAA CCGGCCTTCCAGTAAAAACCGATATCACGCCGGGGCCCTCTAGGCTTTGCTCCGGGGCCCGCCGCTCCTTTTTTTGTCGCATGAAATGCAACAGACCTTCAGTGAAAGTAGAAAACAAAGACTTCCCATCTAACTGTTCCAAAAAGAAAG CAGACCGCAAGAGCTTTTGCACTATACACAGCACTGGATATCTCAAAAGCTGGCCGCCGACAAAAATGGGGCTGGACGAAGATAATGAACCAGACAACGAAGGGTGCAATCTCAGCTGCTTGGTTGCGATTGGCCGGTTGCACCCCCACATAGTGCCACAGCCCGCCAATGGGGAGATTCGAGTCAAATCCACAGAATACGTATCGAGGCACGCTGTAGACGGGAAGTTTGTTTTTGTAGATCAGAG GGCAACTGCAATCCTCGGGTATTTACCGCAGGAGCTCCTGGGCACCTCTTGCTACGAGTATTTCCATCACGATGATATAGGGCATCTGGCCGAATGCCACAGGCAAG TCCTACAGACCAGAGAGAAGATAACAACCAATTGTTTTAAGTTCAAAATCAAGGACGGCTCCTTCATCACCCTGAAAAGTCGCTGGTTCAGTTTCATGAACCCGTGGACCAAAGAAGTAGAATATATCGTCTCCACCAACACAGTTGTCTC GGCCAACATTATTGATGCTGCAGACTCTACATTCTCTCATTTGTCAACATCTCCCCCAAACATGAACAGTGTACTACAGTCTGGTGAAG GCGGCACAAAAAGGAACCACCAGGCAGTTCCTGGCATTCCAGGTGGAACAAGTGCTGGCGCTGGCAAGATTGGCAGAATGATTGCAGATGAGATACTGGAATTTCACAG GACAAGGGGCTCCTCTCCATCGAGCTGTGGGTCCAGCCCTCTCAATTTCAGCACCCCACCTCCAGATGTGTCTTCTCCAGGAggcaaaaag ATGTCCAATGGCGGAGGTATTGATCCAGTGTCCACATTAGTGCCTGGAATGGACAGTTCGGGTTTCCCATACTCAGACAGTTCATCAATACCAG
- the arntl.S gene encoding aryl hydrocarbon receptor nuclear translocator like S homeolog, whose product MADQRMDISSTMNDFMSPGSNDLISSSLGMGGIDCNRKRKGSLSDYQADGFPFDEGMDTDKDDPHGLLEFTEGRLRNAREAHSQIEKRRRDKMNSFIDELASLVPTCNAMSRKLDKLTVLRMAVQHMKTLRGATNPYTEANYKPSFLSDDELKQLILRAADGFLFVVGCDRGKILFVSESVFKILNYSQNDLIGQSLFDYLHPKDIAKVKEQLSSSDTAPRERLIDAKTGLPVKTDITPGPSRLCSGARRSFFCRMKCNRPSVKVENKDFPSNCSKKKADRKSFCTIHSTGYLKSWPPTKMGLDEDNEPDNEGCNLSCLVAIGRLHPHIVPQPANGEIRVKSTEYVSRHAVDGKFVFVDQRATAILGYLPQELLGTSCYEYFHHDDIGHLAECHRQVLQTREKITTNCFKFKIKDGSFITLKSRWFSFMNPWTKEVEYIVSTNTVVSANIIDAADSTFSHLSTSPPNMNSVLQSGEGGTKRNHQAVPGIPGGTSAGAGKIGRMIADEILEFHRTRGSSPSSCGSSPLNFSTPPPDVSSPGGKKMSNGGGIDPVSTLVPGMDSSGFPYSDSSSIPGDSSHMDTYMTETEHGSSSPSNDEAAMAVIMSLLEADAGLGGPVDFSDLPWPL is encoded by the exons ATGGCCGACCAAAGAATGGATATCTCCTCCACAATGAACGATTTCATGTCCCCAGGCTCCAACGACCTCATATCCAGCTCCCTGGGCATGGGAGGGATCGACTGCAACCGCAAAAGGAAAGGGAGCCTGAGCGATTATCA GGCCGATGGCTTCCCATTTGA TGAGGGGATGGATACAGACAAGGATGACCCCCATGGATT gtTGGAGTTTACAGAGGGGCGGCTAAGAAATGCCAG ggaagcTCACAGTCAGATCGAGAAAAGGCGGAGAGATAAAATGAACAGCTTCATCGATGAGCTGGCATCTCTGGTTCCCACGTGCAACGCCATGTCCCGGAAGCTGGATAAACTCACTGTGCTGCGCATGGCCGTCCAACACATGAAAACGCTGCGAG GTGCTACCAACCCCTACACAGAGGCAAACTACAAGCCTTCGTTTCTGTCGGATGACGAGCTCAAGCAGCTGATTCTCAGG GCGGCAGACGGATTCCTTTTTGTGGTCGGCTGTGACCGAGGGAAAATCCTCTTTGTTTCAGAATCCGTTTTCAAGATCCTTAATTACAGCCAG AATGATCTGATTGGCCAGAGCCTGTTTGACTACCTGCACCCTAAAGATATTGCCAAAGTTAAGGAGCAGCTCTCGTCCTCTGACACTGCCCCCCGGGAGAGACTCATCGATGCAAAAA CCGGCCTTCCAGTAAAAACCGATATCACGCCGGGGCCCTCTAGGCTTTGCTCCGGGGCCCGCCGCTCCTTTTTTTGTCGCATGAAATGCAACAGACCTTCAGTGAAAGTAGAAAACAAAGACTTCCCATCTAACTGTTCCAAAAAGAAAG CAGACCGCAAGAGCTTTTGCACTATACACAGCACTGGATATCTCAAAAGCTGGCCGCCGACAAAAATGGGGCTGGACGAAGATAATGAACCAGACAACGAAGGGTGCAATCTCAGCTGCTTGGTTGCGATTGGCCGGTTGCACCCCCACATAGTGCCACAGCCCGCCAATGGGGAGATTCGAGTCAAATCCACAGAATACGTATCGAGGCACGCTGTAGACGGGAAGTTTGTTTTTGTAGATCAGAG GGCAACTGCAATCCTCGGGTATTTACCGCAGGAGCTCCTGGGCACCTCTTGCTACGAGTATTTCCATCACGATGATATAGGGCATCTGGCCGAATGCCACAGGCAAG TCCTACAGACCAGAGAGAAGATAACAACCAATTGTTTTAAGTTCAAAATCAAGGACGGCTCCTTCATCACCCTGAAAAGTCGCTGGTTCAGTTTCATGAACCCGTGGACCAAAGAAGTAGAATATATCGTCTCCACCAACACAGTTGTCTC GGCCAACATTATTGATGCTGCAGACTCTACATTCTCTCATTTGTCAACATCTCCCCCAAACATGAACAGTGTACTACAGTCTGGTGAAG GCGGCACAAAAAGGAACCACCAGGCAGTTCCTGGCATTCCAGGTGGAACAAGTGCTGGCGCTGGCAAGATTGGCAGAATGATTGCAGATGAGATACTGGAATTTCACAG GACAAGGGGCTCCTCTCCATCGAGCTGTGGGTCCAGCCCTCTCAATTTCAGCACCCCACCTCCAGATGTGTCTTCTCCAGGAggcaaaaag ATGTCCAATGGCGGAGGTATTGATCCAGTGTCCACATTAGTGCCTGGAATGGACAGTTCGGGTTTCCCATACTCAGACAGTTCATCAATACCAG